From the genome of Liolophura sinensis isolate JHLJ2023 chromosome 5, CUHK_Ljap_v2, whole genome shotgun sequence:
GCTCGTTCGTTGTTGGTGGCGACGACAAGATACGGTGTCTGTTTCGGGGCTTTCTGTTCAATTTTCTTGATCATTTCTGTTGTTACTAGCTTTCCGAGGCCTTTTCCGCGGTATTCCGGCTGCACATATAGGAGAGCGAGTGCCCAGTAATAATACAGCAGGCAGTAAGCTATCGGAATACCATCGGCTGTGTAAACTGCAACTGACGGCATATTGTTGATGAGTGCCCGGATGTATCGCTCACACAGAGGCCCGCCATCAGGCTCCCAGATTTGGCTTAGGGAAGTGGAAAGACAGGAATCCACGGTACCCACACGGTAGTCTGATGGCAATGGCCTATCTGGGATGCcactgtgaagaaaaaaatatagcaGTGGAACTGCAGCCATCCTGAAACCTGCATGTTCCAAGTAGGtgtaaatgacagaaaataaacaGGCATGACTGAGTTCCTTTGGAGGGTCAAGGATATTACGCATGGAATAGCTATCCAAATTCAGCTTATTAATGTTCAAATCAATGtgattattaatttttaaaaagccaaaaaacaaaagaaggtGCGAAACTCCATGGATATCCTTTTAACAAGCCCGTTGATATAACGATGACAAGATCGCTgatatttatgcaaattaagcttacaatatgcaaattaatatAAGGATAGACCTGAAAAGTTGAAAGGGTTTTACCATGGCTTTGttctgtttcttcccaccataaggctacctgctgtcatataagtgacaatATTGTTGAATtcagcgtaaaaccccaatgaaataaatgaatgaataaatataataatgaatgaaggaataaaACTAAACAATGGTGAGCAAGTCATGTacaataatgtaaaatacattacaaatcatacacagaattacaaacCATATTGGCAGGGGTAGATAGAATTCCAACTCACATTAAGGTATCACGTGTTGATTTCGGTAAGTAATATATATACAGCTCAGTATCGAAAGGTACCACAGTTCCAACATGCTTCTTCCTTACTACTTTAGCTACTGTCTTCATACATTCTTTCGATACACCTGGAAGTAATAAAAAAGAATCGACATTCAATAAGTATAGATAAATGGTTTACACTCGAGTCAAAAGTTTCGGACAAATTAAAGTGTACACGTAtgatgagtgagtgcttagggtttaacgttgcacttgacaatttttcagtcatatgacgacgactacatctatgacgatgaaggaatcgttagagtgcatgtaatgtgactccttgttgcaggacagatttccacccctattttatctagtgctgcttcactgagacgcctcaccgaaggtaagtaagctgcccGCCTAAGACACTGTACTAATAGgagtcaaccagtctttgccctatcccttcatgctgaacgccaagagaggaagttacaacttcctctttaaggtCCTACGTGTGACACGACCcgggattgactctggatctaccgtgctatcggggccggttcaTTTTAGATATAAAGCAGCTGAGTTAAGCTAATATGTTTCCTTGTTAAATCTCTTCTGGATTCAGTAAGGATAACACGGGGGTTTCCGTGGCCGAAGGATTCAGGTTATCAATAAAATTAGTGTACGATGGCAACATATGTAACTAATTGGCTCTGTCGTTTATCACCCGATgtggtgtttatttgtttacgcacagaaaaaaaagacagataatTAAAAGACCTTTCTGTAAGCGCCGTTATCTCTTTATACAAGACAgtgaatattaaaaaatacagcCACTTCTCCAGATTTCTTGAAATCGAAGAGACGAAATGAAAGTTTTTCAAACCGCCTATCAATGTAGaaacataaaatcacattttctcTGTTAAATTGATCTTTCGTcgtttaacattaacattttgcTATGGCGACTTTGATATATCCTTGAGTGGTGTCACTGCTTGATATCAGAGCCTGTAGTTTCaaaaatatagtttatatatagtTAATATGCAGTAATTTTAGGCCAAGATGATTGTGTTAAGATTGCAGAATGATTTTCTTTGGGatcagaaaaaaagacacatctcgatgttataaaacaaaatttccaGGGAAGAAAAAAAGGACACGTAGTTTATCTTGGCTCTATATTTCCCCATTCCACATCTCATGCGGGGGCAAACTTCTACACGGAAGTGTGGGTTGGAGCGGACTACTTTAGGATAGACTGAAGATCTTCCGGATTAAGCCAATTTCAGTAGAAGCCATAAATGTGTCGACAATGTCCTGACTTGGCAGAGGATACATCTACAAATGTTCAGCAACCCGTCTCTGCTGTAGCTGTGTCAGATCATCTCAAACTAGGCGTGGTGTCATGTGATCTTTCCTATCTATTCTGACTCATCGCGACATGCATAAAGCGCCATGACTTTTAATAATCAACAAATAGCGCGTgtaataaaaccattcaggggATTCTCCGGTCAGGCCACCATCAGAATCAGCAAACCAAAACTTGCAGCACAGTGAGAATAGTAGAATTTGGCTTAAGGCTCCAACAACTGCCGATTGTCTCATAGTGACGGTACCAAGTGGGtttcatatttacaaaatgttttaccCTTTCAAGCGCTCAAAAACTACACTTAAGGGTTTGGCTAAAGCAGACTGTCTCGGTAAATACATTGAACTACCAGTCATGGTATGCGCGTAATTAAAAATGATAAGGCATCTACAAAATTCAGAATCATAGGAAATGACATCAACATCATCGGACATACAACTCAAGACTGTATCAAATGATATCAACTTCCAGAAGAGCTCTGTACAAATATCCATTATACAGTACACCTTTGTGAACAACGTAAACATAAGAAAGGTTCTGTGACGCATTCGACATTCGACAAATGTCATTGCTGTCTACTAACACAATTTTCAGAGGCGTGTCTCATGATCGTGGATTCATCTTTTGGTTGTCTTTCCTTTACACATTTCGCGATTTTTTTTATCCTCATTCACGATACCAAGTACACTAAGTGTATAATCGACGATAAGCTCCATAGGACAAACTGATTCCTTTTCGTCGGAACTTTTATGAGCGCATTTAATGGCACCTAATTTAAAAAACAAGGATGACCTTAATACTTACAGTCAGTAACGTACCAGTCGACGTGCTGAGACGGTTGAGGATTAGAGTGTCCACATAGCGGAGACATAAGTTCGCGCTCGACATGCGTCATGTCAAAGGAGTTAGCAATTAATAATCTGGGCACCGCTTAGCTTCGTGCACTGATGCATAGCACAAGCTCATGCACAGATGACCGATCTGATCAAAGTGTTTTCTCAGGGTAAAACGTTTAGTCTGGTGTCTCGGGCGTGATGTCTGTCCGCATTGGTACCGGACTCCGACACATAGACACGTGGTCATGATATCGTTATGCTTTGAGTCCGAATAATGTTGAATGCAAAACTAAGTCAAATACTCAAACAAGCATGTCAATAAAATGGAAACGAAAAAGAAACTTGGACAGCGGAAATAATTGTACGGTATGCGACTGTTACAAAAAATggtaataaatacaatttaccTGCTACCAAGAACTCTGTTTTCCAGTCAAGCACAGGGTCATGACTCAGAACGGACTCCAAAGCGTCAAAGTCGCAACAATATATCTCAAGACGGTTTCTCCAGTAACCGAACTGTAACAACGAAAAAACAGCATTCTAATGGCATCTGGTGTAAACTCATCGAACTGTGAGTATACATAGACGTGATCATTTGCAGGATCGTTATCCAGTCATATTGTCCATCTTTAAGCCATTTCACAGTATTAATAATTCAGTCCGACTAATAATGCTCTGCTTCAGACCCATGCCCTTGCCATAAGACACAGTATTAACGATGACAGTTCAGTATTCTGTAcactatttatctatttgatcggtgttttatgccatattcaagaatatttcattctacgacgacggccagcattatggtggaaggaaacagggaagaatccaggggaaatccacgaccatcagcaggttggtgGCCGCATatgaagccagtatgagttggTCTTgtactcacaacgactgcattggtgagaggctgctgggtcattctGCTGTGCTGGCGCGCTAATACCTCTGTCCTTTTCAGTATTCTCTGCTACTAATACTAAGGGTGCCAATAACAATGATTTGCTTGAGGTTTACGTCCATATCAAAAGACAAGAACACAACACACGCACAAAATTATGTCGTTACAATGCAAAGCGCATCGCATATATTGAATGTATTGAAAGAAAGGGCTGTAAATAACtggtaaacatatatattttgttttaactgatttatctattttttatttcactgcagTTCTGCAGATTGGAATTCGTTCTGAGTCATAACCCTGTGGATGCAGCCAACACCGCTCTTTTGCTTAAAATTGTCCGGATTAATACCGTTTTGCACGGAAAGTTGCTTTCAAGAAACTAATGGAAGATGGTAAactttataacaaaatttttcTGCGATCTACTTTCTGTGAGACAACTTTGGTTCAGCTGTACCCGTGATTGAAATGTTAACTTGCTGAGTGGCCGCCATTTTCCAGCCATCAGTTTGACGAGGTGAGAGTGCGCAACAAATTATGGAACGTGTGAAAGCTTATACAAAGATCAACATGTGAGTGAGTACGaatcatgtcatacattttCACTAGGCTTGGTAGGATGAACAACAATAGTTTTGGCGTGTGTACTTTGAGCAgttatgtaatgtttatgtgtacTCGAACAGCTGATCGATCGTGTACGAACGCACATGGCCGCAGTTAGTGGTAAGATTCGCTCACGGTAGACGATACCACATTTTGCAGCTTCAAATCGACAATGAAACGCTGTCTCACCCTGTACGTAATTTAGTTCTGAGACAATGGAACAGTGTTAATAGTTCTTTTAAGAGTTAAACACTGTACTGAGTTAGTAGTACAGACCGGATGGGGTTAGACACCATGGCAACTTTTGTCTAAAATTTTTGCACTGTATATGTTACCTCTCTTGACTTGTGAGTACATATATAAGATAGAAAtaagaaaactgtaaatgacTTTATTGTTTGTTGTGGTTGCCATTAACAATGATTACTGTCAGTCTACTAGAGATCAATGTGTGTTAAATAGTTAAAGTAACATGACGTTTGACTTTCCTTGCATGTGACATCTGCAGAATACATGATCATCAAGATTAAGGTTAAACCATTGGAATGGCCTACCGAGACATCCCTGCCAGGTTCTGTCAGTAACTGGTAGACACATTCGATGTGACATTGTGTTATATTGTAGTCATGCATCACCATTATTTATAAGGACCTGTATGTAGTATATCACGGTATTTCCGGTGATATTTCTTCCTAACGTTTAAGTATATGCAAACAgcattatgcatgtatgtacaggatgttacatttttttttaattttcatgttagtcttttattattattattattattattattattattatttttatccTAACTCACTGACATGCCGCTATGATGCCATGCCACAAAGAACCACCACATTAGGTAATGATGGTATAGCTGagaaggggcctctgtggctcagttggttagcgtgagtctcccaccaatgcggtcgctgtgagttcaagtccagctcatgctggcttcctctccggccttacgtggtaAAGTCTctca
Proteins encoded in this window:
- the LOC135465473 gene encoding glycine-N-acyltransferase-like protein 3 yields the protein MGRVVRGRTVGGSPLRQKTGKGSSETELEGSRPRQKTVSGSSKTWKCHRQEEAPLVKRANTYAALLQSASQPRFDMPLQVHGDELSILVDKLEQYLPEAIRVQSNIRSVLGGWCDGQKIWVDDWPEVRAVVCVVDSHNAKFGYWRNRLEIYCCDFDALESVLSHDPVLDWKTEFLVAGVSKECMKTVAKVVRKKHVGTVVPFDTELYIYYLPKSTRDTLIGIPDRPLPSDYRVGTVDSCLSTSLSQIWEPDGGPLCERYIRALINNMPSVAVYTADGIPIAYCLLYYYWALALLYVQPEYRGKGLGKLVTTEMIKKIEQKAPKQTPYLVVATNNERALAMYEKLGFRRVNKLLYWFLFKPISSESSCLNFRV